One genomic window of Quercus robur chromosome 6, dhQueRobu3.1, whole genome shotgun sequence includes the following:
- the LOC126689974 gene encoding uncharacterized protein LOC126689974 — translation MQVVIDDEEDVEDVDIDARDEEQNVEGDDDDDDDDDDDWLNEGLEGDGFGDDVFAAQKSAPQAPESSNAPHTAPESSNAPHTDPEWAEPALEDDLVSMDGSDDEQEPEQVEFNAKSDMRNVVLKKEMKFPNAKVFRAALREYAIKKPVDIKFKLNEKTKISVHCKNGCGWKCYASQISGELTFQIKTLTDECTCPKSFKNSQATSAYVAKRFVEDFSKNPNWEVSGVHNHVMQNLSVDLSVNQVYRSKRKAKDLINGDEQLQYGVLRDYAQMITTVDKGSRVILQTEMAEETSQPKFKRMYVRFNAQKVGFLGGCRPFIGLDGCHIKHRFGGQILSATAKDANDNIFPVAMAVVEQETRESWIWFLEIFADDIGRPEELQLVFISDRQKGLIPAIETLFPTVEHRYCVKHIYNNFKVDHKGLELKDALWRCAAATTAREFERCMQYIRDLDEKAYEYLANIAPAQWTRSHFTHRALTDCLVNNLSESFNAMILKSRDKPILAMLEWIRVRLMTRLYTKREGIQKYAGKLCPSIQDRLEKLKVESKAFSATPAGSFLYEVGSQYERHVVDLVKKTCSCRSWDLNGIPCKHAITAIYTNIETPEDYTHPCYFKETYMEIYKEVLPPMPGQSEWAETGQPAPLAPHIYKPPGRPPKQRKRASDEPRNPYKASRQNRPVRCGKCKKEGHNSRGCKAGIIGETPWQRRQRLQREKAAREGVPAPRSAPQPAPQPPSQQPTQTYNMMSATQPSSSQQGNQPRPSHKRAGWFSSSQPEFHTPRETWDTLPSSSQPSHASGSTGGVRTRGQLAAQRPPKMNPVGGKRKE, via the exons ATGCAGGTGGTGAT tgatgatgaagaagatgttgaggaTGTTGACATTGATGCAAGAGATGAAGAACAGAATGTtgaaggagatgatgatgatgatgatgatgatgatgatgattggctAAATGAAGGCCTAGAGGGGGATGGCTTTGGTGATGATGTATTTGCTGCTCAAAAATCAGCTCCACAAG ccccagaatcaagcaatgcaccccACACAGCCCCTgaatcaagcaatgcaccccACACAGACCCTGAGTGGGCTGAGCCAGCCCTTGAGGATGACCTGGTAAGCATGGATGGGTCTGATGATGAGCAGGAACCTGAGCAAGTGGAGTTTAATGCTAAGAGTGACATGAGAAATGTTGTACtgaagaaggagatgaagttCCCTAATGCAAAGGTGTTCAGAGCTGCTTTGAGGGAGTATGCAATCAAAAAACCTGTTGACATCAAATTCAAGCTGAatgagaagaccaagatatcAGTTCACTGCAAGAATGGGTGTGGGTGGAAATGTTATGCATCTCAAATAAGTGGAGAgctaacatttcaaattaagACCTTGACTGATGAGTGTACTTGTCCCAAGTCTTTCAAAAACAGCCAAGCAACATCAGCTTATGTTGCTAAGAGGTTCGTTgaggattttagcaaaaatccaaattgggaGGTGAGTGGTGTACACAACCATGTGATGCAAAATTTATCTGTTGACCTAAGTGTAAACCAAGTGTATAGGTCAAAGAGAAAGGCAAAGGATTTGATAAATGGAGATGAGCAACTGCAATATGGTGTCCTTAGGGACTATGCACAAATGATAACCACTGTAGACAAGGGGAGTAGGGTTATATTGCAGACAGAAATGGCTGAGGAGACTTCCCAGCCAAAATTTAAGAGGATGTATGTTAGGTTCAATGCTCAGAAGGTAGGATTTTTAGGTGGATGCAGGCCATTTATAGGTTTAGATGGTTGTCACATAAAGCACAGATTTGGTGGGCAAATCTTATCTGCCACTGCCAAGGATGCAAATGACAACATTTTTCCAGTAGCCATGGCTGTTGTGGAACAAGAAACCAGGGAGTcttggatatggtttttggaaatttttgctgatgatatagggaggccagaGGAGCTTCAGTTGGTCTTCATTTCTGATAGGCAAAAG GGGCTTATACCTGCAATAGAGACACTATTCCCTACCGTGGAGCATAGATACTGTGTGAAACACatctacaacaatttcaaagttGATCACAAGGGATTGGAGCTGAAGGATGCATTGTGGAGGTGTGCTGCTGCCACAACAGCAAGGGAGTTTGAGAGATGCATGCAGTACATAagggatttggatgaaaaggcATATGAGTATCTTGCAAACATTGCACCTGCACAGTGGACAAGGTCACACTTCACTCATAGGGCCTTAACAGATTGTTTGGTAAATAATTTGAGTGAGTCTTTTAATGCAATGATATTGAAGTCTAGGGACAAGCCTATCTTGGCAATGTTGGAGTGGATTAGGGTTAGACTTATGACTAGGCTTTACACAAAAAGGGAAGGGATACAGAAGTATGCTGGAAAGTTGTGTCCAAGCATACAAGATAGGTTGGAGAAATTGAAGGTTGAAAGTAAGGCATTTAGTGCTACCCCAGCTGGTAGTTTCCTTTATGAGGTAGGCAGTCAGTATGAGAGGCATGTAGTTGATTTGGTGAAGAAGACATGTAGCTGTAGGTCTTGGGATTTAAATGGCATTCCCTGCAAACATGCCATAACAGCCATTTATACAAACATTGAGACACCAGAAGACTATACCCACCCATGctacttcaaagaaacttacatgGAGATATACAAGGAGGTACTTCCTCCCATGCCTGGCCAGTCAGAATGGGCTGAGACTGGACAGCCTGCTCCCCTGGCACCTCACATATACAAACCACCAGGCAGACCAcccaagcaaagaaagaggGCTTCTGATGAGCCTAGGAACCCTTACAAAGCAAGTAGACAGAATAGACCTGTAAGATGTGGGAAATGCAAAAAGGAAGGGCATAACTCAAGAGGGTGCAAGGCTGGCATCATTGGGGAGACACCATGGCAGAGGAGACAGAgacttcaaagagaaaaagct GCAAGGGAAGGGGTGCCTGCACCTAGATCTGCACCTCAGCCTGCACCTCAGCCACCATCCCAGCAGCCTACACAGACCTACAACATGATGTCTGCCACTCAGCCTTCATCCTCACAGCAAGGAAATCAACCTAGGCCATCTCACAAGAGAGCAGGATGGTTCTCTTCCTCGCAACCAGAGTTTCACACACCTAGGGAGACCTGGGATACCTTACCAAGTTCTTCACAG cctTCACATGCAAGTGGAAGCACTGGTGGTGTGAGGACTAGAGGACAGCTTGCTGCACAAAGGCCACCAAAAATGAATCCAGTGGGTGGAAAGAGGAAAGAGTAA
- the LOC126689672 gene encoding uncharacterized protein LOC126689672: protein MSSSSGNFSGSCGHMCNEQTCVLRTSLSLHNFGRRFLGCSRYKVGPKCPFFVWIDNPTCPRGNEAAPLALEKMSRLQTALQLANERERTALETAEEARQMAEKALEEEAKAKERERKARAVCAKTKEKAILAEEKQRMWKSACILSWIFFVIVMLLCFGSIEFSGVKRPRLLPLK from the coding sequence ATGTCTTCATCAAGTGGTAATTTCTCGGGTTCATGTGGACATATGTGCAATGAGCAGACTTGTGTTTTGAGAACAAGTTTGAGTTTGCACAATTTTGGGAGGAGGTTCTTGGGTTGTAGCCGTTATAAGGTTGGTCCTAAGtgtcctttctttgtttggattgataaCCCAACCTGTCCTCGTGGGAATGAAGCTGCACCTTTGGCTCTAGAGAAGATGTCTAGGCTTCAAACTGCTCTCCAACTTGCAAATGAGAGGGAAAGGACAGCTCTGGAAACGGCAGAAGAAGCTAGGCAAATGGCAGAAAAGGCTCTTGAAGAGGAAGCCAAAGccaaggagagggagagaaaggctcGAGCTGTCTGTGCAAAAACTAAGGAAAAAGCCATTCTTGCTGAAGAGAAGCAAAGAATGTGGAagtctgcatgcattttgtcatggatcttttttgttattgttatgttgttgtgttttggctCAATTGAGTTCTCTGGAGTGAAGAGACCTAGATTGTTGCCCCTGAAGTAG